The proteins below are encoded in one region of Balaenoptera acutorostrata chromosome 11, mBalAcu1.1, whole genome shotgun sequence:
- the KRT4 gene encoding keratin, type II cytoskeletal 4, whose product MLIRQQCGRGGPRGFSCGSAVVGGGKKSAFSSTSMSGGTGCFSSGGFSSRSLCNLGGNKSISIGTAGCWRGTGFGAVGGFGAAGGFGAAGGFGTGGFGPGFGGSSGGWGGAGFPVCPPGGIQEVTINQSLLTPLHMEIDPEIQKVRTEEREQIKTLNDRFVSFIDKVRFLEQQNKVLETKWNLLQQQTTTTSSKNLDPFFEAYLSALRKQLDNLTNNKGRLQCELKIMQDSVEDFKAKYEDEINKRTAAENDFVVLKKDVDATYMSKTELEAKVDARNDEINFLRVLYAAELDQMQTHVSDTSVILSMDNTRDLNLDGIIAEVRAQYEEIAQRSKAEAEALYQTKVQQLQASVEQHGDSLRNTKNEISELNRMIQRLRAEIENVKKQYQTLQTSVADAEQRGEVALKDAYSKRTELEVALQKAKEELARMLHEYQELMSVKLALDVEIATYRKLLEGEECRMSGECQSAVSISVVGGAASAGGVGGGLGSCSGFGLGSGSGSGFGFGGSVGVSGSSSSKITSTTTLTKRSHR is encoded by the exons ATGCTCATCAGACAGCAGTGTGGCCGAGGCGGGCCCCGGGGCTTTAGCTGTGGCTCAGCCGTCGTAGGTGGAGGCAAGAAGTCTGCTTTCAGCTCGACCTCCATGTCTGGGGGCACAGGCTGCTTCTCCTCCGGGGGCTTCAGCAGCAGAAGCCTCTGCAACCTCGGGGGAAACAAGAGCATCTCCATCGGCACGGCTGGGTGCTGGCGAGGCACTGGGTTTGGGGCTGTTGGAGGTTTTGGGGCTGCTGGAGGTTTTGGGGCTGCTGGAGGTTTTGGAACTGGCGGCTTTGGCCCTGGATTTGGGGGCTCCTCTGGTGGATGGGGTGGTGCTGGCTTCCCCGTCTGCCCTCCTGGAGGGATTCAGGAGGTCACCATCAATCAGAGCCTGCTGACGCCACTCCACATGGAGATTGACCCTGAGATCCAGAAGGTCCGGACCGAGGAGCGGGAGCAGATCAAGACCCTCAACGACAGGTTCGTCTCCTTCATTGACAAG GTGCGGTTCTTAGAGCAGCAGAACAAGGTTCTAGAGACCAAGTGGAACCTCCTTCAGCAGCAGACAACAACCACATCCAGCAAAAACCTTGATCCCTTCTTTGAGGCCTACCTCAGTGCCCTGAGGAAGCAGTTGGATAACTTGACCAACAACAAAGGACGCCTGCAGTGTGAGCTGAAGATCATGCAGGACAGCGTGGAGGACTTCAAGGCCAA GTATGAAGATGAGATCAACAAACGCACAGCTGCTGAAAATGACTTTGTGGTCTTAAAGAAG GATGTGGACGCCACTTACATGAGCAAGACAGAGTTGGAGGCCAAGGTGGATGCCCGTAATGATGAGATCAACTTCCTGAGGGTCCTCTATGCTGCG GAACTGGATCAGATGCAGACCCACGTCAGCGACACGTCTGTCATCCTGTCCATGGACAACACCCGCGACCTGAACCTGGACGGCATCATTGCTGAGGTCCGCGCCCAGTACGAGGAGATCGCCCAGAGGAGCAAGGCCGAGGCCGAGGCGCTATACCAGACCAAG GTCCAGCAGCTCCAGGCCTCAGTCGAACAACATGGTGACAGCCTGAGGAACACCAAGAATGAGATTTCAGAGCTTAACAGGATGATCCAGAGGCTGCGGGCTGAGATCGAGAATGTCAAGAAGCAA TACCAGACTCTGCAGACATCCGTGGCTGATGCAGAGCAGCGTGGCGAGGTGGCCCTGAAAGATGCCTACAGCAAGCGCACAGAGCTGGAGGTCGCCCTGCAGAAGGCCAAGGAGGAGCTGGCCCGGATGCTGCACGAGTACCAGGAGCTCATGAGCGTGAAGCTGGCCTTGGACGTGGAGATCGCCACCTACCGCAAGCTGCTGGAGGGCGAGGAGTGCCG AATGTCTGGAGAATGCCAGAGTGCCGTGAGCATCT CTGTAGTTGGTGGTGCTGCCAGCGCAGGAGGCGTTGGTGGAGGGTTAGGAAGCTGCTCCGGATTTGGCCTGGGTTCTGGCTCCGGAAGTGGTTTTGGGTTTGGTGGTAGTGTTGGTGTCAGCGGCAGCTCCAGCAGCAAGATCACCTCTACCACCACCCTGACCAAGAGATCCCACCGATAG